The following proteins are encoded in a genomic region of Methanoculleus bourgensis MS2:
- a CDS encoding DegT/DnrJ/EryC1/StrS family aminotransferase: MQVPLFQIFWNDGDIEKIGDVIKRGMFWTTGPDVERFERAICDYIGARYCTTFNSGTSALHAGLLAHGIHAGDEVIVPSFTFIATANAPLMVGAKPVFADIKRENLGLDPEDVQEKITKRTKAIIPVHYGGCPCSVEALREIAADHNLLLFEDAAEAFGAEVQDTKVGTFGDLAMFSFCQNKIITTGEGGAIVTDSKELDERLRLIRSHGRQEHGNYFSSPECPDYVGLGFNFRMPDILASLGLGQLENVDKIIAMRRRCAECYRQELSGISWIKVLETPPGDFNVYQLFSVLTDDAGMAREDVIKQLQDFNIASKVYFSPVHLTRYYRDTFGYTGGELPVTEEIAGKILSLPMYPALQRPEIAYIAHVLRNLGD, translated from the coding sequence TCAGATATTCTGGAACGATGGCGATATCGAAAAGATTGGAGACGTGATCAAACGGGGCATGTTCTGGACGACCGGCCCTGATGTTGAGAGATTCGAGAGAGCGATCTGTGATTATATCGGCGCTAGGTACTGTACGACGTTCAATTCCGGCACTTCCGCACTTCACGCCGGGCTCCTGGCCCATGGAATCCATGCAGGGGACGAAGTCATCGTCCCCTCGTTCACCTTTATCGCGACCGCGAACGCACCGCTTATGGTGGGTGCAAAACCGGTCTTCGCCGATATAAAAAGAGAGAATCTGGGGTTGGATCCGGAAGACGTGCAGGAGAAGATCACCAAAAGGACAAAAGCCATCATCCCGGTTCATTACGGCGGATGCCCATGCTCGGTGGAGGCGTTACGCGAGATCGCCGCAGATCACAACCTCCTCCTCTTCGAAGATGCGGCAGAGGCATTCGGAGCTGAGGTGCAGGACACAAAGGTCGGAACCTTTGGGGATCTAGCCATGTTCAGTTTCTGTCAGAATAAGATCATCACGACCGGAGAGGGAGGTGCCATCGTCACAGACTCAAAGGAGCTCGATGAACGGTTGAGGCTGATCCGGTCTCACGGGCGGCAAGAGCACGGCAACTATTTCTCCTCACCGGAATGTCCGGATTATGTCGGTTTAGGATTCAACTTCAGGATGCCGGATATCCTAGCGAGTCTCGGGTTGGGCCAATTGGAGAATGTCGACAAGATCATTGCGATGAGACGCCGCTGTGCCGAGTGCTACAGGCAGGAACTATCGGGAATCAGTTGGATCAAGGTTCTAGAGACACCTCCGGGGGATTTCAACGTATATCAACTTTTCTCGGTCCTGACCGACGATGCCGGCATGGCTAGGGAGGATGTCATTAAACAGTTACAGGACTTCAACATAGCATCAAAGGTGTACTTCTCCCCGGTCCACCTGACACGCTACTACCGAGATACATTCGGGTATACCGGAGGGGAACTGCCCGTCACCGAGGAGATCGCCGGGAAAATACTCAGCCTGCCGATGTACCCTGCCCTGCAGCGCCCTGAGATCGCTTACATTGCGCATGTGTTGCGGAACCTGGGAGATTGA